In the genome of Flavobacterium panacagri, one region contains:
- a CDS encoding chloride channel protein, whose amino-acid sequence MLKKYFRRLESIIALAQSLMTPKQFLFLSSVLIGISCSLAVIVLKTFAHSVFSFATYINGILKLSFINSILPIVGILLTVFVVKKVLNGSIQKGTSQILYAVAKKASIIPRKQMYAQIVTSSLTVGLGGSAGLESPIVITGAAFGSNYAQNYKMQYKDRTLLIGCGVAAGIAAAFNAPIAGVLFAIEVLLVDVSISAFTPIMISAATGALVSAIVLDESILLSFKKQETFDYHNIPFYVILGVLTGLTAIYYSRNFQRVEHYFAKQQINPYKKALIGSSLLALLIFVFPTLFGEGYESIRTLSETDPGKLLDNTLFADFRNNQWVLLLFVGATMMMKVFASGLTLGSGGNGGNFAPSLFLGSYLGYFFSKLITMIGLSKLPITNFTMVGMAGILSGLFHAPLTAIFLIAEITGGYGLMIPLMIVSSISFAISKRYEKYSLDVKGLVKKGHAFTSNKDSNILSTLDIDTIIQCDYLTVHPEENLSKLVDLISHSNQVVFAVVDNEKELVGVVHFNDIREIIFNSYRVKYTQIKDVMKTPAATISSFDSMEIVMSKFEKSKSAFLPVLRNGKYYGFISKSIALEAYRTKLRAMTIE is encoded by the coding sequence ACAGCGTTTTCTCCTTTGCAACTTACATTAACGGAATCTTAAAGTTAAGCTTTATTAATAGTATCCTTCCGATTGTCGGAATTCTATTGACTGTTTTTGTTGTAAAAAAAGTCCTAAATGGAAGTATCCAAAAAGGAACTTCTCAAATACTTTATGCTGTAGCCAAAAAAGCCAGTATCATTCCGAGAAAGCAGATGTATGCTCAAATCGTAACGAGTTCGTTAACAGTTGGCTTAGGAGGTTCTGCCGGTTTAGAAAGTCCGATTGTAATTACAGGTGCCGCATTTGGTTCTAATTATGCTCAGAATTATAAAATGCAGTATAAGGACAGAACCTTATTAATTGGATGTGGTGTTGCTGCTGGAATTGCCGCTGCTTTTAATGCTCCAATTGCCGGTGTTCTTTTTGCAATTGAAGTTTTATTGGTAGACGTGAGCATTTCTGCTTTTACACCGATTATGATTTCTGCGGCAACCGGTGCATTAGTTTCAGCTATTGTTTTGGACGAAAGCATTCTTTTAAGCTTCAAAAAACAAGAAACATTCGATTATCACAATATTCCTTTTTATGTAATATTAGGGGTTTTAACAGGGCTAACAGCAATTTATTATTCCCGAAATTTCCAGAGAGTAGAACATTATTTTGCCAAACAACAGATCAATCCTTATAAAAAAGCATTAATTGGCTCGTCACTTTTAGCATTGCTGATTTTTGTTTTTCCAACTCTATTTGGCGAAGGATATGAAAGCATTAGAACCTTATCTGAAACCGATCCTGGAAAATTATTAGACAATACTCTTTTTGCAGATTTTAGAAATAATCAATGGGTTTTACTGCTTTTTGTGGGTGCCACTATGATGATGAAAGTTTTTGCCTCGGGACTAACTCTTGGAAGCGGTGGAAATGGAGGAAACTTTGCTCCTTCTCTATTTTTAGGTTCTTATCTGGGATATTTCTTTTCTAAGCTAATAACAATGATAGGTTTGTCAAAACTACCAATTACCAACTTTACCATGGTTGGAATGGCGGGTATTTTGAGTGGATTATTTCACGCTCCATTAACGGCAATATTTTTAATTGCAGAAATCACAGGAGGTTACGGTTTAATGATTCCGCTTATGATTGTTTCTTCCATCAGTTTTGCAATTTCAAAACGTTACGAAAAATATTCGCTTGACGTAAAAGGATTAGTAAAAAAAGGTCACGCTTTTACCAGTAATAAAGATTCTAATATTCTTTCCACTTTAGACATTGATACTATTATTCAATGTGATTATTTAACAGTTCACCCGGAAGAAAATTTGAGCAAATTGGTTGATCTTATTTCTCATTCCAATCAAGTCGTTTTTGCGGTTGTTGACAATGAAAAAGAATTGGTTGGTGTAGTCCATTTTAATGATATCCGAGAAATTATCTTTAATTCCTATCGAGTAAAATACACTCAGATAAAAGATGTTATGAAAACTCCTGCCGCAACAATTTCTTCTTTTGACAGCATGGAAATTGTAATGAGTAAATTCGAAAAATCTAAATCGGCATTTCTTCCGGTTTTACGAAATGGAAAATACTACGGTTTCATATCCAAATCTATAGCATTGGAAGCTTACAGAACCAAACTACGCGCTATGACGATAGAATAA
- a CDS encoding Fic family protein, translated as MWNINLTYREEFQSTFDRLYQKRQELQTSRPLPNIALNKIRESLSLEWTYNSNSIEGNTMSLRETQMVIQEGITIKGKSLREHFETHNHDKAIDYLYSIVDENYKLRSIDILSIHGLVLRSIEDDFAGRIRNGGVRISGANFMPPNANKVSDYLDELIEFINTNPLGLNDIELATIYHHKLVWIHPFFDGNGRTVRLSMNLLLMRCGFPPAIILKNDRKKYYEALNQANNGNYQKLTLLMCQALERTLNIYLSAMPGSSYDYQSIQNIVSEPDTPYGQEYVSLLARTGKIDAYKEGRNWYTTKEAIEDYIATRKRKR; from the coding sequence ATGTGGAATATAAACCTAACATACAGAGAAGAATTTCAATCAACATTTGATCGGTTGTACCAAAAAAGGCAGGAACTGCAAACCAGCAGACCATTGCCTAATATCGCTTTGAATAAAATCCGTGAAAGTTTATCTCTAGAATGGACTTACAATTCAAATAGTATTGAAGGAAATACAATGAGTCTACGCGAAACCCAAATGGTAATCCAGGAAGGCATTACGATTAAGGGAAAATCTCTTCGCGAACATTTTGAAACACACAATCACGATAAAGCAATCGACTATCTATATTCAATTGTAGATGAAAATTACAAGCTTAGAAGTATTGACATACTTTCTATCCATGGTCTTGTTTTACGATCCATTGAGGATGATTTTGCTGGGCGAATTCGAAATGGTGGTGTTCGTATTTCAGGAGCTAATTTTATGCCTCCAAACGCCAATAAGGTTTCAGATTATCTTGATGAATTAATTGAGTTTATCAATACAAATCCGTTAGGACTAAACGATATTGAATTGGCAACAATTTACCATCATAAACTAGTCTGGATTCATCCCTTTTTTGATGGAAACGGCCGTACAGTTCGTCTAAGCATGAATTTATTATTGATGCGTTGTGGTTTTCCCCCTGCCATTATACTAAAAAATGACAGGAAAAAATATTACGAAGCGCTTAATCAAGCCAATAATGGTAATTATCAAAAACTAACACTTTTGATGTGTCAGGCACTTGAACGAACACTTAATATTTATTTAAGCGCTATGCCAGGAAGCAGTTATGATTATCAATCTATTCAAAACATTGTTAGCGAACCTGATACACCTTATGGTCAGGAATATGTAAGTTTATTAGCCAGAACAGGGAAAATAGACGCTTATAAAGAAGGCAGAAACTGGTACACCACCAAAGAAGCCATCGAAGATTATATAGCAACCCGAAAAAGAAAACGCTAG
- the uvrA gene encoding excinuclease ABC subunit UvrA, whose amino-acid sequence MLEKDNTIEVLGARVHNLKNIDISIPREKLVVITGLSGSGKSSLAFDTIYAEGQRRYVETFSAYARQFLGGLERPDVDKIDGLSPVIAIEQKTTSKSPRSTVGTITEIYDFLRLLYARGADAYSYNTGEKMVSYSDEQIKDLIIQDYKGKRINILAPVIKARKGHYAELFQQITKQGFLKVRVNGEVQDLVSGMKLDRYKTHDIEIVVDRMQIEDTPDNQKRLAESINTAMHHGENVLMILDQDSNEVRYFSRNLMCPSTGISYQNPEPNLFSFNSPKGACPHCNGLGTVHEINVKKIIPNPKLSIKSGGFAPLGEYKSSWIFKQLETIGEKFGFKITDPIEKIPEEAMTMILHGGKDKFAVNSKDLGVTREYKIDFEGISNFIKNQYDESATTSIKRWAKDFMDEIPCPVCDGSRLKKEALFFRVNEKNITELCDMDISDLTAWFQDLNSHLTDKQLLIASEVVKEIKDRLNFLMNVGLNYLALSRSSKSLSGGEAQRIRLATQIGSQLVGVLYILDEPSIGLHQRDNEKLIHSLEQLRDIGNSVIVVEHDKDMIETADYVIDIGPKAGKYGGEIISIGTPKETLKSNTITAQYLNGKMKFDIPKKRRKGNGKFLKLTGATGNNLKNVSIEIPLGQMTCVTGVSGSGKSTLINETLYPILNAYYFNGVKKPQPYKKIEGLEHIDKVIDIDQSPIGRTPRSNPATYTEVFTEIRNLFTMTSESMIRGYKAGRFSFNVKGGRCETCEGSGVRTIEMNFLPDVYVECETCQGKRFNRETLEIRYKGKSISDVLDMTVDEAVPFFENIPKIHRKIKTIQDVGLGYITLGQQSTTLSGGEAQRIKLAGELSKKDTGNTFYILDEPTTGLHFEDIRVLMEVINKLVDKGNTILVIEHNMDVIKLADYIIDIGPEGGKGGGQLVAKGTPEEVAKNKKSYTAKFLKKELE is encoded by the coding sequence ATGTTAGAAAAAGACAATACTATTGAAGTTCTTGGTGCAAGAGTTCATAATCTTAAAAATATAGACATTTCTATTCCGCGTGAAAAACTGGTTGTAATCACTGGTTTATCGGGTTCGGGAAAATCATCCTTGGCATTTGATACCATTTATGCTGAAGGCCAGCGTCGTTATGTTGAAACTTTTTCGGCATACGCCAGACAATTCCTTGGTGGACTGGAACGTCCTGATGTTGATAAAATTGACGGACTTTCGCCAGTAATTGCCATTGAACAAAAAACAACCAGCAAAAGTCCGCGTTCGACTGTTGGAACCATTACTGAAATTTACGATTTCCTTAGACTTTTATACGCTCGTGGTGCTGATGCATACAGTTATAACACAGGCGAAAAAATGGTTTCGTATTCTGATGAGCAGATTAAAGATCTGATTATTCAAGATTATAAAGGAAAACGAATCAATATTTTGGCTCCGGTTATTAAAGCGAGAAAAGGACATTATGCCGAATTATTCCAGCAAATTACAAAACAAGGATTTTTAAAAGTTCGTGTAAATGGCGAAGTTCAGGATTTGGTCTCTGGAATGAAATTGGATCGTTACAAAACACACGATATTGAAATTGTGGTAGACAGAATGCAGATTGAAGATACACCTGACAATCAGAAAAGATTGGCTGAAAGCATCAATACTGCCATGCATCATGGTGAAAATGTCCTGATGATTTTAGATCAGGATTCTAATGAAGTTCGTTATTTCAGCCGAAATTTGATGTGCCCTTCAACCGGAATATCTTATCAAAATCCGGAACCGAATTTATTTTCTTTTAACTCACCAAAAGGAGCTTGTCCGCATTGCAACGGATTAGGAACGGTTCATGAAATCAATGTAAAAAAGATTATTCCAAATCCGAAATTGTCTATTAAAAGTGGTGGTTTTGCTCCGCTTGGCGAATACAAATCTTCATGGATTTTCAAACAACTGGAAACCATTGGAGAAAAATTCGGATTTAAAATTACCGATCCAATCGAGAAGATCCCCGAAGAAGCCATGACCATGATTTTGCATGGCGGAAAAGATAAATTTGCCGTCAACTCAAAAGATCTTGGTGTAACCAGAGAATACAAAATTGATTTTGAAGGGATTTCAAATTTCATCAAAAATCAATATGATGAAAGTGCTACAACTAGTATCAAACGATGGGCAAAAGATTTTATGGACGAAATTCCATGTCCGGTTTGTGATGGTTCCCGTCTTAAAAAAGAAGCTTTATTTTTTAGAGTAAATGAAAAAAATATCACGGAATTGTGTGATATGGATATTTCAGATTTAACAGCATGGTTTCAAGATTTGAATAGCCATTTGACTGACAAACAGCTTTTGATTGCTTCTGAGGTTGTAAAAGAAATCAAAGACCGTTTGAACTTCTTAATGAATGTTGGTTTGAATTATTTGGCTTTAAGCCGAAGTTCAAAATCGCTTTCTGGAGGAGAAGCACAACGTATCAGATTAGCAACACAAATTGGCTCCCAGTTAGTTGGAGTTTTATATATTTTGGATGAGCCAAGTATTGGTTTACACCAAAGAGACAACGAAAAATTGATTCATTCTTTGGAGCAATTACGTGATATTGGAAACTCGGTTATTGTAGTGGAACACGATAAAGACATGATCGAAACAGCCGATTATGTAATTGATATTGGGCCAAAAGCTGGAAAATATGGTGGAGAAATCATTAGCATTGGAACTCCAAAAGAAACTTTAAAATCAAACACGATTACCGCTCAATATCTGAATGGTAAAATGAAATTTGACATTCCAAAGAAAAGAAGAAAAGGAAACGGAAAATTCTTAAAACTGACTGGAGCAACAGGAAATAACTTAAAAAATGTCTCAATTGAGATTCCTTTAGGACAAATGACCTGCGTTACGGGAGTTTCGGGTAGTGGAAAATCAACTTTAATTAATGAAACACTTTATCCGATTTTAAATGCCTACTATTTTAATGGTGTAAAAAAACCACAGCCTTATAAAAAAATTGAAGGTTTAGAACATATTGACAAAGTTATCGATATTGACCAAAGTCCGATTGGGCGTACTCCACGTTCGAATCCTGCGACTTATACGGAAGTTTTTACAGAAATCAGAAATTTGTTTACGATGACTTCAGAAAGCATGATTCGAGGTTATAAAGCAGGACGTTTCAGTTTTAACGTAAAAGGCGGACGATGTGAAACTTGTGAAGGTTCTGGAGTAAGAACAATCGAAATGAACTTTTTACCAGATGTTTATGTAGAATGCGAAACTTGCCAAGGAAAACGTTTTAACAGAGAAACTTTAGAAATTCGTTATAAAGGAAAATCTATTTCTGATGTTTTAGATATGACAGTTGATGAAGCAGTTCCATTTTTTGAGAACATCCCAAAGATTCATAGAAAAATCAAAACCATTCAGGACGTTGGTTTAGGATATATTACACTTGGTCAGCAAAGTACAACACTTTCCGGTGGTGAGGCACAGCGTATTAAACTGGCCGGAGAATTGTCTAAAAAAGATACAGGAAATACCTTTTATATTCTAGATGAACCTACTACAGGATTACACTTTGAAGATATTCGCGTTTTGATGGAAGTTATCAATAAACTGGTTGACAAAGGAAATACGATTTTGGTAATCGAACATAATATGGACGTTATCAAACTGGCAGATTATATTATCGACATTGGCCCAGAAGGCGGTAAAGGTGGTGGACAATTAGTTGCCAAAGGAACTCCTGAAGAAGTAGCTAAGAATAAAAAGAGTTACACTGCTAAGTTTTTGAAGAAAGAATTAGAGTAA
- a CDS encoding TIGR00730 family Rossman fold protein → MRLEDFDNDEDKVIQDRLKQKTWNEIRTNDSWAIFKIMSEFVNGYEAMGRIGPCVSIFGSARTKPDDKYYQLAEKIAYKISKAGYGVITGGGPGIMEAGNKGAHLGGGTSVGLNIELPFEQHFNPYIDHDKNLNFDYFFVRKVMFVKYSQGFVVMPGGFGTLDEMFEAITLIQTKKIGKFPIILVGVEFWSGLIEWVKTVLVEKMHTVSPEDLDLFKIVDSEDEVVDVLDKFYKKYDLSPNF, encoded by the coding sequence ATGAGATTAGAAGATTTTGATAATGATGAAGACAAAGTAATTCAGGACCGTTTGAAGCAAAAAACGTGGAATGAAATTAGAACCAATGACAGCTGGGCAATTTTTAAAATTATGTCTGAGTTTGTAAATGGCTATGAGGCAATGGGACGAATTGGGCCTTGTGTTTCTATTTTTGGTTCTGCTAGAACCAAGCCGGACGATAAATACTATCAATTGGCAGAAAAAATTGCTTATAAAATCAGTAAAGCAGGTTATGGTGTAATTACAGGCGGTGGCCCTGGAATTATGGAAGCTGGTAACAAAGGTGCGCATTTAGGAGGCGGAACTTCGGTTGGTCTAAACATCGAATTGCCATTTGAACAGCATTTTAACCCTTATATCGATCACGATAAAAACTTGAACTTCGATTATTTCTTTGTGAGAAAAGTAATGTTCGTCAAATATTCTCAAGGTTTTGTGGTTATGCCAGGTGGTTTTGGAACTTTGGACGAAATGTTTGAAGCAATCACTTTGATTCAGACGAAAAAAATTGGAAAATTCCCGATCATTTTGGTAGGAGTTGAATTTTGGTCTGGTTTAATCGAATGGGTAAAAACAGTATTGGTCGAAAAAATGCATACGGTTAGTCCAGAAGATTTGGATTTATTTAAGATCGTAGACTCCGAAGATGAAGTAGTTGATGTTTTGGATAAATTCTATAAGAAATACGATTTAAGTCCGAATTTCTAA
- a CDS encoding aminopeptidase translates to MEVAVNLELKTLNVKQDITYHNTSEDSLITIVLNDWNNAFADKNTPLARRFSDEFYRGFHLAKAADRGKTTILNLLDTDFTALEWERTEKNPDYIIIKLNRKLFPGQKIDLHLTYIVKVPNDKFTDFGFDQNGGMALKNWFLSPARFENHGFIKYNNFNLDDIANATTDYAIEVKIPNPYVITTDLNSVSKDVSNRDYSIYSFSGKNRTDFSLYIEKQSTFRTYDNSLLEVETNLKNKKIDEIQKAIIIDRVVSFASDFIGKYPHEKITVSQADYDRNPFYGLNQLPSFISPFSDEFMFEIQFLKTFLNNYLKNSLRVDSRKDNWVYDGIQIYAMMKYMEENHLDKKMLGRLSDMKLFKSYNITNLTFNEQYSYYYMLMARKNLDQPLGDPKNTLIKFNEQIASKYRAGLSLSYLDDYLNHDIVPESVKEFYDLNKIQQTNRYDLEKILINKTPKNLDWFFNTIIDSREIIDYKFTHVSRTVDSVSFSIKNKTGIYAPIPVYGLKKNKVVFKEWIEPKNKDSVYEFDRKNADKIVLNYDNEVPEYNQRNNWKSLKSLVITNRPIKFNFAKDLEDPFYNQILYIPTLTYNYYDGFTPGIRFHNKTILDKPFNFDINPAYSIKAGTLSGSSAFSWNEYYRNSTLYNVRYSISQNYFHYAPDATYLRLNPMVQFRIREKDFRDNRKQLFLFRQVIVNREASTYITDNSKPNYSIFNARYSNTKTELIDHFNFMTDLQFSSGFGKVSGEIEYRRLFQNNRKLNLRLFAGSFMYNTTNSDYFSFGLDRPTDYLFDYNLFGRSESTGFFSQQYVIAEGGFKSQLEPSYANQWMTTLNASYAVWNWVELYGDIGFMKNKHQSEFFAYDTGVRLNLVPDYFELYFPVYSNNGWEISQPRYNEKIRFIITFSPKTLVTLFTRKWF, encoded by the coding sequence ATGGAGGTGGCGGTAAATCTCGAACTAAAAACACTGAACGTAAAACAGGACATTACGTATCATAATACTTCTGAAGATTCTCTGATAACTATTGTTTTAAACGATTGGAACAATGCTTTTGCAGATAAGAATACTCCGCTTGCAAGACGTTTTTCTGATGAATTTTACAGAGGTTTTCATTTAGCAAAAGCGGCAGACAGAGGAAAAACTACCATTCTAAATCTACTCGATACTGATTTTACAGCTCTGGAATGGGAACGAACCGAAAAAAATCCAGATTATATCATCATAAAATTAAATCGAAAGTTATTTCCAGGTCAAAAAATCGATTTACATCTGACTTATATCGTAAAAGTTCCTAATGATAAATTTACTGATTTTGGTTTTGATCAAAATGGTGGCATGGCACTTAAAAACTGGTTTCTGAGTCCTGCCCGTTTTGAAAACCATGGATTTATAAAATACAACAATTTCAATTTAGATGATATTGCCAATGCAACAACAGATTATGCAATTGAAGTTAAAATCCCAAATCCATATGTTATTACAACCGATTTAAATTCGGTTTCTAAAGATGTTTCCAACAGAGACTACAGCATTTATTCTTTTAGCGGTAAAAACAGAACAGATTTTAGTCTTTATATTGAAAAACAAAGCACTTTTAGAACTTATGATAACAGTTTGCTAGAAGTAGAAACCAATCTAAAAAACAAAAAAATCGATGAAATTCAGAAAGCCATAATCATTGATCGTGTTGTTTCTTTTGCATCGGATTTTATTGGGAAATATCCACATGAAAAAATCACAGTTTCACAAGCAGATTATGATCGAAATCCTTTTTATGGACTAAATCAGCTACCTTCTTTTATTAGTCCGTTTTCAGATGAATTTATGTTTGAGATTCAATTCTTAAAAACATTTTTAAACAATTATCTCAAAAATAGTCTTCGCGTGGATTCTCGAAAAGACAATTGGGTTTATGATGGAATCCAGATTTATGCCATGATGAAATATATGGAAGAAAATCATCTGGATAAAAAAATGCTGGGAAGACTTTCGGACATGAAACTCTTTAAAAGCTATAATATTACCAATCTGACTTTTAACGAGCAGTACAGCTATTATTATATGCTAATGGCTCGTAAAAATCTGGATCAGCCATTGGGAGATCCAAAAAATACTCTAATTAAATTCAACGAACAAATTGCCAGTAAATACCGCGCTGGTTTAAGTTTGAGTTATTTAGACGATTATTTAAATCATGATATTGTTCCAGAAAGCGTAAAAGAATTTTATGATCTCAACAAAATACAGCAAACGAATCGTTATGATCTGGAAAAAATATTGATTAATAAAACTCCCAAAAATCTAGATTGGTTCTTTAATACCATAATTGACTCTCGAGAAATAATTGATTATAAATTTACTCACGTTTCCAGAACAGTAGACAGCGTAAGCTTTTCGATTAAAAACAAAACCGGAATTTATGCTCCAATTCCTGTTTATGGCCTTAAAAAAAACAAAGTCGTTTTTAAAGAATGGATTGAGCCTAAAAACAAAGATTCTGTTTATGAATTTGACAGAAAAAATGCAGATAAAATTGTTTTAAACTATGACAATGAAGTTCCAGAATACAACCAGAGAAACAATTGGAAATCATTGAAAAGCCTTGTTATAACCAATCGTCCAATTAAGTTTAATTTTGCGAAAGATTTAGAAGACCCATTTTACAATCAGATTTTATATATTCCGACGCTTACTTACAATTACTACGATGGTTTTACTCCAGGAATCCGTTTTCATAATAAAACCATTTTGGACAAACCTTTTAATTTTGATATAAATCCAGCGTATTCTATCAAGGCAGGAACACTCTCTGGTTCTTCTGCTTTTTCTTGGAACGAATATTATAGAAACAGCACTTTATACAATGTCCGCTACTCTATTAGTCAAAATTATTTTCATTATGCGCCGGATGCTACTTATTTAAGATTGAATCCGATGGTGCAGTTTCGTATTCGTGAAAAAGATTTTAGAGACAATAGAAAGCAATTGTTTTTATTCCGTCAAGTTATCGTAAATCGAGAAGCAAGTACATACATTACAGACAATTCAAAACCAAATTATTCCATTTTTAACGCGAGATATTCCAATACTAAAACTGAATTAATCGATCATTTTAACTTCATGACTGATTTACAGTTTTCAAGCGGATTTGGAAAAGTGTCTGGAGAGATTGAATACAGAAGATTATTTCAAAACAACCGAAAATTAAACTTAAGATTATTTGCTGGAAGTTTTATGTACAACACAACAAATTCAGATTATTTTAGTTTTGGTTTAGACCGTCCTACTGATTATTTATTTGATTATAATCTATTTGGAAGATCAGAAAGCACTGGTTTTTTCAGTCAGCAGTATGTAATTGCAGAAGGAGGTTTTAAGTCTCAATTGGAACCTTCCTACGCCAATCAATGGATGACGACTTTAAATGCCAGTTATGCCGTTTGGAATTGGGTAGAATTATATGGAGACATTGGTTTTATGAAAAATAAACATCAAAGCGAGTTCTTTGCTTATGATACCGGAGTACGTTTAAATCTAGTCCCAGACTACTTTGAACTTTATTTTCCAGTTTATTCAAATAATGGATGGGAAATTTCACAACCTAGATACAATGAAAAAATACGATTTATAATCACTTTCTCACCAAAAACATTAGTCACTCTTTTTACCCGAAAATGGTTTTAA